A genomic region of Tigriopus californicus strain San Diego chromosome 1, Tcal_SD_v2.1, whole genome shotgun sequence contains the following coding sequences:
- the LOC131888062 gene encoding LOW QUALITY PROTEIN: uncharacterized protein LOC131888062 (The sequence of the model RefSeq protein was modified relative to this genomic sequence to represent the inferred CDS: substituted 1 base at 1 genomic stop codon) produces the protein MVAFPKICLLTLVATVSVSGQRRPKSLVNTFPFNQRNQAAGAAAHAHHDHHHHDDGQHAHAVVESAPARASRQGQGNEVALDIGSIAAAGERCIDKVVMVEETEYDEEIECHHSYSERCHTTYTTDFEPQQEEECEENFKKSCFIEYRKVAFEEPIRFCHTPLICEGEGPEECKTVYETQCETRYHEHEVEDDVVDCETIQEEKCEDVTQGYTTXQKCTKWPKQVCSNEKKTVKKYTPETDCKKVGRELCGPSGCVPQPGPEECFDKKETVVQEVPEETCNLEPQRSCKHVTKLVPLLKPSEECVDIPKEVCSRSRKNPRKVQKPVVKKWCYVPSEQSGLA, from the exons ATGGTCGCTTTTCCTAAG ATTTGCCTGTTGACCCTCGTCGCCACGGTCTCCGTGTCCGGACAACGTCGACCCAAGTCTTTGGTTAACACCTTCCCCTTCAACCAGCGCAACCAAGCTGCCGGTGCTGCTGCTCATGCTCACCatgatcaccatcatcatgacGATGGGCAGCACGCCCATGCCGTGGTAGAATCCGCCCCTGCTCGTGCATCCCGTCAAGGCCAAGGAAACGAGGTCGCTCTGGATATCGGAAGCATTGCCGCCGCCGGTGAGAGATGTATTGACAAGGTTGTCATGGTCGAGGAGACCGAATACGACGAGGAGATCGAGTGCCACCATAGCTACTCTGAGCGATGCCATACCACCTACACCACCGACTTTGAGCCCCAACAAGAGGAGGAGTGCGAGGAGAACTTCAAGAAGAGCTGCTTCATCGAATACCGAAAGGTGGCCTTTGAAGAACCCATCAGGTTCTGCCACACCCCTTTGATCTGCGAGGGCGAAGGACCCGAGGAATGTAAGACCGTGTACGAGACCCAATGTGAGACTCGTTACCACGAGCATGAGGTCGAGGATGATGTCGTTGATTGCGAGACCATTCAAGAGGAGAAGTGCGAGGATGTCACTCAGGGTTATACCACCTAGCAAAAGTGCACCAAGTGGCCCAAGCAAGTGTGCTCCAACGAGAAGAAGACTGTCAAGAAGTACACCCCCGAGACCGACTGTAAGAAGGTCGGCCGTGAGCTCTGCGGACCCTCCGGTTGCGTGCCTCAACCCGGACCTGAGGAGTGCTTCGACAAGAAGGAGACTGTTGTCCAAGAG GTGCCCGAGGAGACTTGCAACTTGGAACCTCAAAGATCGTGCAAGCACGTCACCAAATTGGTGCCCCTCCTCAAGCCTTCCGAGGAGTGCGTGGACATCCCCAAGGAGGTGTGCTCCCGATCCCGCAAGAACCCCCGCAAGGTCCAAAAGCCCGTGGTCAAGAAATGGTGCTACGTGCCCTCGGAGCAATCTGGTTTGGCTTAA
- the LOC131885468 gene encoding uncharacterized protein LOC131885468 — protein MVFKLVTVFVVPLATMVLAATPGPYHAPPTPYAPHHPGPVYPKHHQAPPHHPAPHAPQGYCDPKAPPKCAHHSDLPFCLEDPEYPEYEIANKISQDPIFEKKYSDVPDQSADDLVEHISEYQEDAFNYAYYMGASKGHSPFDLSHWAGPEGYLCPSQVDYAKIKRAVNVEGYWRIILQHAPKEYGYASYNYTQTTRLETCLTPDSACRLLAPCYNSKCTQKYVYHRMVSVDPCDLYRGFFIDTYKLPSACSCHVPH, from the exons ATGGTTTTTAAGCTG GTAACCGTTTTTGTGGTTCCTCTGGCCACTATGGTCCTGGCAGCCACTCCCGGACCCTACCATGCTCCTCCCACGCCTTATGCTCCCCATCACCCGGGACCTGTCTACCCTAAGCATCACCAAGCCCCACCTCATCATCCTGCTCCGCACGCTCCTCAGGGGTATTGTGATCCCAAAGCTCCCCCTAAGTGTGCCCATCACTCCGACCTTCCCTTTTGCTTGGAGGACCCCGAATATCCCGAGTATGAGATCGCCAACAAGATCAGTCAAGATCCCATCTTTGAGAAGAAGTATTCAGATGTGCCCGATCAATCCGCCGATGACCTGGTTGAGCATATCAGCGAGTATCAGGAGGATGCCTTCAATTACGCCTACTATATGGGTGCTTCCAAGGGCCACTCTCCTTTCGACCTGTCTCATTGGGCTGGCCCTGAGGGCTATCTTTGTCCCTCCCAGGTAGATTACGCCAAGATTAAACGGGCCGTGAATGTGGAAGGATACTGGCGAATCATTCTCCAACACGCCCCCAAGGAGTACGGTTACGCCAGTTATAACTACACTCAAACCACCCGTCTTGAGACCTGCCTCACTCCCGATAGTGCCTGTCGTCTCCTTGCCCCTTGCTACAACTCCAAGTGCACCCAAAAGTACGTGTACCACCGCATGGTCTCAGTGGATCCTTGTGATCTGTACCGTGGGTTCTTCATCGATACCTACAAGCTTCCATCCGCATGCTCTTGTCATGTGCCCCACTAA
- the LOC131888092 gene encoding uncharacterized protein LOC131888092 — MVFKLVTVFVVPLATMVLAATPGPYHAPPTPYAPHHPGPVYPKHHQAPPHHPAPHAPQGYCDPKAPPKCAHHSDLPFCLEDPEYPEYEIANKISQDPIFEKKYSDVPDQSADDLVEHISEYQEDAFNYAYYTGASKGHSPFDLSHWAGPEGYLCPSQVDYAKIKRAVNVEGYWRIILQHAPKEYGYASYNYTQTTRLETCLTPDSACRLIAPCYNSKCTQKYVYHRMVSVDPCDLYRGFFIDTYKLPSACSCHVPH; from the exons ATGGTTTTTAAGCTG GTAACCGTTTTTGTGGTTCCTCTGGCCACTATGGTCCTGGCAGCCACTCCCGGACCCTACCATGCTCCTCCCACGCCTTATGCTCCCCATCACCCGGGACCTGTCTACCCTAAGCATCACCAAGCCCCACCTCATCATCCCGCTCCGCACGCCCCTCAGGGGTATTGTGATCCCAAAGCTCCCCCTAAGTGTGCCCATCACTCCGACCTTCCCTTTTGCTTGGAGGACCCCGAATATCCTGAGTATGAGATCGCCAATAAAATCAGTCAAGATCCCATCTTTGAGAAGAAGTATTCAGATGTGCCCGATCAATCCGCCGATGACCTGGTTGAGCATATCAGCGAGTATCAGGAGGATGCCTTCAATTACGCCTACTATACGGGTGCTTCCAAGGGCCACTCTCCTTTCGACCTGTCTCATTGGGCTGGCCCTGAGGGCTACCTTTGTCCCTCCCAGGTAGATTACGCCAAGATTAAACGGGCCGTGAATGTGGAAGGATACTGGCGAATCATTCTCCAACACGCCCCCAAGGAGTACGGTTACGCCAGTTACAACTACACTCAAACCACCCGTCTTGAGACCTGCCTCACTCCCGATAGTGCCTGTCGTCTCATTGCCCCTTGCTACAACTCCAAGTGTACCCAAAAGTACGTGTACCACCGCATGGTCTCAGTGGATCCTTGTGATCTGTACCGTGGGTTCTTCATCGATACCTACAAGCTTCCATCCGCATGCTCTTGTCATGTTCCCCACTAA